The sequence AAATTTCTGGCTCCGCCATGTCTGTACAGCTAGCCAAGAAGCAATAGTTGTCCATATTGCCATTTCCATGAGGATTGAATCAAAGTCCTCCGTATACATCCCAATACTTCGAGGTTcaactctaaaaataaatatggatGGACATAAATGTATCGACTCGCTCAACTCAGGATTCATATCATCTGAATTCTAGATTTCAACTACTTGTATCATGCTAAATTTTTTTGTATGTTTGTTTTGAGCATTTTCATCCACATGACAAAATTTTCTTGGTCATTTTGGTGGTATGTAGTTAATATTAGCAAATGTATGCTGTAAAGTAGTGAAGGTAGTTGTGTtaaatatggtatttttaatCCTGACTTGTGAACCCCATACCTACATATATTTAACAGTTTAGTTAGGATCCATGGATGTGGATATGTACACAGATTTGGTCAAAGTTTCACATTAGCCCAACAGGCTGTCAACAGCCATAAATCCCAACAACCTTTTTGCTTCATTCCCCTTTTAGGCGTTAGTACTCTCACATGCATCTTCCAGGCTTCCTCTACCCCTCTGCCCTTTTATACACAAGTTGCCAAATAACAAGAGTCAATTATATTGACTCTAAAAGTTTTCAGTGCAAGGTAGTCTACTCATAGTTCAATTTTCATTACCACTGATACTCACAATTATTCaagtgtaaaatttatttattttaaaagaaaaaaaaaaaacattcaatCGCGTATGTAGTTAGTTCGAATACTCCATCTATACATAGGGAGTTGCACATGACGCTTAATACAATCTCCGCCCTAGATTATACATGCTTTACCATTATGTAGTTGATTATATCTCGTAGATAGACGTACATAATAAAcacaatttcaaaataatttagacGAATtgagaaaacaacaacaaaataataaagacaaaagaatgaaaaaggaAGCTTAGGTGAGGTGGTTACATGAGATGAGAATGTGTGAAGGAAATGAAGAAGGTGCTGACAGCCGCAGCATCCAAAAGCAGAGCAGCCCATAATGGCATGTGTATCTTCTTCGATTCAAAGGTCTGTTACCCAATTATTGAATCCCTACTAACAGCTGGCAATCTCTCAATAAAACTGTGAGGTTtcgtttggtagaatgtattGGCAAACATAATTGAagtattaattaatgtgtattatgaatatcttatttggtataatttttattttatgtataactaatgcaaacattagttatacactctattgcgtattaaggtgtgtattactaataccatcactcattttttatgtattagtaatgcaaagtttttaatacatgtattaacttattaaatgaccttaatatccctcaattttcctctcaaaatattttatcattccTTTTTCCgtcattttaatttgcaatagtgaatcttttcaacacatttcacaattttttcccaccattttaatctacaacaatgaataattgatttaaataattgtaacatatttttgctttgcttcgaaggtctttaaaaagattaaaaaaattaagattgtttcttaattttaagtcttatattttatttttgtttcgactatgttaatccgttTGCATAATATTTCATGCacaaagacgaaggtcttgcaattaatccgaaacctctatatactagttcaacaatactaattatatttgagatggcAAAAAAGTTTTGTtgcaaaaaaatatacaaaatcaaagaagagtatttttataaacaaacatttcttttatagaaattatgaaagatgtattatttcttatacatcaaatcaaataatgtataaaaaataatacatgtataactaatacaaacataactaatataaacattattaatacaaatattattaatatactatattttgtattgatcttatacactctaccaaacgaccctcCAGCATCCAATAGTGCTTACTCAAAAAAGGAGGGGGAGAACCCATTACATGGTCCTCAGGTCGGTCAAATGCTAATTCAGagtttagaatctaatactagtTATAATGACGGCATAGGTACTTTTGAATCAAACTATTAACTATTAACGAGGGAtatttttatccaattttttatattttaaagatattttaattgttttccaTTTACATTATGTTGCTCGAATTCCAAGAAATAGCGGCCAATATTAATAAGTATTTTATATTCATTTCTAAATAAGTGCTTGATTCCTAACAAATAAAAGTTAACTTTATCAATTTAAATTAATGGATGACTTATCTATATTTATACATTTTACACTTTGTACTGTTAAATACAATATCACTTATTGCATTTTTTacgataaaaaaaaattatagtcaaaagataatatagtaaaatcacttttctatttattatttcttaaggtACGTATCAAATTAAAAGTGATAGATATTTATGAACGAAGAGAGCATCTCTTTTGAAGTTAACTTTAATTACATTCTatttaaataagaataaatttGAAAGAATATGACGGATTTAttcttataatttaaaataaatatttatttagaaaCAAAGTCAAAAGTATATGAATCACTTATTTAAGAATAATAATGTGACACCCCATGCATGCCATGAGTGGTGTTGGGGACAGAGGTGTGAGCTTGGGACATCCTACTAATCTCATATTCCAATCCAAGCAACGTCAGGTTCCAATAATGGGACTTCAACCTGAACAATCATTGAGTATTCACATATTTGTTTAGTTTTCTTCTAAGTTTTTGGTGGCATAATTAGGTGCAAAATAAAATCTAGTGTGTCATACTCTAGGATGAGAGATCAATCTCATAAATACACCTAAAGTTTTAAAATGCTAGAATTTCGTAAACATATCTATCAAAGTTTTTAATGTCACGTTTAAACAATTCTAAGTGACACGGACCGTGCCGCCAAATCAGTcaacaatcataaatcaacttTCAAAGATTCTTTCCCAGttaccaattttattttatgtaaacGGCTTGAGAAAGTTGAAAATATGCATCAATAATTGAATTTTCTTAGAAAATTAAACCgtattatttcataaaaataaatttagatttttgagaaaaaagaatCAACTACTAAATGCATTTAAACAAATTTCAATCACCAGTTCAACATCAAGTGAACTTCCATCACCTGAGTATGTTATTGATCACTTGATCTTTGGCATATTTAATTGAGATTTAAAGCATATTGTTTTCTATTCAAAATAAGAATTTAGATTTTCTTAACATGGTAAAAAGACAATCAAGAATGCTCAATTGAAAATTAGTAGAAACTCTATAATTCCACCAATTcagattcttttctttattctcaattctgaATTAACTTACCCGCATATGAATTGAATCATCTTTCTATTAATATAAACATCAATTAACTCTATTCGTCAATattccaaaaataatatttaaaaaaaaaaaaagagggtagACAGCATCATGTTAATGTCAAAACTAATATTATAGCAACTTTTTACCATAAAAAGATTACATTAAAACTACcaacattattttataattttaaagaaaaataaaacattccAATGACACAAGTGGATTTTCAAGTGATTCATTTCCATTTGTCGGTGGTGGCCATTTATTTTCTCCATTTCCATCTCTTTCATCCATTTTCCGGATCCGATCACCCAATTCGGATCTCACCCGACCCGGTGACTTACCTGTCTTCCTCACCGACGGACTCCTCCCTAAACCCAACCCGTATCCACCATTATCCGTCCTCATCCCCGGTGACCTCGACCTCCTACCGGAGCATTCCCCATTATCCTTCCTTTGCACCCCAGATTCCCTTCCGGATCCGGACCTGACCCGACCCGGAGACGGATTGGATCTTCTTACCGGCGAGTTTCCGACACTTCTTTGAACGGAACCGTTCCGGTAATTCGCCGGTGACTGGTACCGGACTTCAGTGACGTCATCTTCAACTGCATATCGCTTGTCGGTTACCGTAGTTACTTCACTGAGAGTGCTGCTGCAGATCTCGGATGCTTCTTCAGAGAAATCATCGGGGTGGTTGTAGTTAGCGTTAGGCATAACGGGCTTCTTCGAAATGTGATTCTTGTAGCGATTTTCTTCTTCCATGGTATTTGAAAACTTCGAAATGGGTGAGGATTTTTTGGGACTATTTTGAGCTACgtagagatttgattttggtaTATTGGGAGTTTCAGAGAGAACTTCTTTAACTGtttcttcttcactttgttgTGAAGAATTGGATATAGTTGGAGGTAGTAGTTTGCTGTTGCTACTGCTAACACAACAACCCATTTTTGTTAGCTAAGAAGAAAAAGCTAACGTTTACTTCATTGTGTGAAGGTGGTTATGGAGGTGGCGATGGTGGTGTACGACGGAGGTGACGGTTGGGGAAGAATTTGGGAAATGGAGAAGACTCAGAGAGAAGTGAGACAATGAAAATAAGGATTATTCAGGTGGAGGATGAAATGGTTTCCTTTATTATAAGCAAGGggtgccaaaaaaaaaaaaaatatatatatatatatatataattgaattaaaactTTGTTccaaaaaaaaatgtaatattCCTACGTAACGTcatgttaatgattttaaaaagttttaacaCTAGGATTCATAAGTGATTATtgctaatttatgatttttttttttttcttctactgctgcttttatgtagtatacaagtCGAATAATGACATACTACAAGATAGATTGGAATCTTAATTCTAAGTTATATTGACGAATGACATACGTAAATTTGAAAGAAGGAATCACTTACCAATTACTAACAAAATTGTGACCCCAACAAAGTGAAATAACTCATAAAGGAAGTGTTACAtcatgcaataaataaataaatagaaaaaaatgataaacctTGGTTACAGAATATGGCAATTTTTTGTCCCTCCAAGGACATCTGATAATTTTGAGGAATATGATAATTCTTGGGAAGAATTTTGTAGATGTCCCCACTATACAGTA comes from Capsicum annuum cultivar UCD-10X-F1 chromosome 2, UCD10Xv1.1, whole genome shotgun sequence and encodes:
- the LOC107858181 gene encoding uncharacterized protein LOC107858181 yields the protein MGCCVSSSNSKLLPPTISNSSQQSEEETVKEVLSETPNIPKSNLYVAQNSPKKSSPISKFSNTMEEENRYKNHISKKPVMPNANYNHPDDFSEEASEICSSTLSEVTTVTDKRYAVEDDVTEVRYQSPANYRNGSVQRSVGNSPVRRSNPSPGRVRSGSGRESGVQRKDNGECSGRRSRSPGMRTDNGGYGLGLGRSPSVRKTGKSPGRVRSELGDRIRKMDERDGNGENKWPPPTNGNESLENPLVSLECFIFL